The following proteins are encoded in a genomic region of Mycolicibacterium confluentis:
- a CDS encoding malonate decarboxylase holo-ACP synthase, translating to MDTARPHDLLRLSGATALPADAPDWAVRALRLTPWAVVRRSPPQDGFIPVGVRGSSRSRRYATYAAADDVDAIKKPEELVHCRSGRNLPAWRALCMGRPLLESTGLAWGPTGSVGFELATGRATATPGSDLDLVVRVNELREVLPLLTALQCQLRRLPARVDCQVETGSGAVALAELVSSQTDVLVRTANGPRLVARTALS from the coding sequence CGCTCCCGACTGGGCGGTGCGCGCACTTCGCCTCACCCCGTGGGCGGTGGTCCGGCGCAGCCCGCCGCAGGACGGTTTCATCCCCGTCGGAGTGCGCGGGAGCAGCCGGTCTCGGCGATACGCCACCTACGCGGCAGCGGACGACGTAGACGCGATCAAGAAGCCAGAAGAACTGGTGCACTGCCGATCTGGTCGCAATCTGCCGGCGTGGCGCGCCTTGTGCATGGGCCGTCCTCTCCTGGAATCCACCGGGCTGGCGTGGGGCCCCACAGGCAGCGTCGGCTTCGAACTGGCCACCGGTCGGGCCACCGCGACTCCCGGCAGCGATCTGGATCTCGTGGTTCGTGTCAACGAGCTGCGCGAAGTGCTTCCGCTGCTGACCGCATTGCAGTGCCAGCTCCGGAGACTTCCCGCGCGAGTGGACTGCCAGGTCGAAACCGGCTCTGGCGCTGTGGCTCTCGCTGAATTGGTGAGTAGTCAGACTGATGTCTTGGTGCGCACAGCCAACGGCCCCCGGCTCGTCGCACGCACAGCGCTGTCATGA
- a CDS encoding ACP S-malonyltransferase: protein MSLAFLFPGQGAQHPNMLHELPASPSVAAVLQETGCQLTELDSEAALKSTTNVQIAMLVAGVASARALITDHGLTPQFVAGHSVGAFAAAVTAGVLTTAEALTVVSLRGRLMENACAQGVWGMAAVTGLPTRAAFELAHQISTNRDPIWVANINSATQTVFSGTGSALKTLADAARRAGAWDCERLDVAVASHCPAQADTARRMAAHLATLPRRTPTARYLTNTMGRATTSAEAVLDDLANAVAHPVRWYDATRLMGELGVTCAIETAPGHVLTRLMASAVPAVVAVSLEDDGLSNAARRVETILRDHGRR from the coding sequence ATGAGCCTGGCGTTTCTGTTCCCTGGGCAGGGCGCCCAACACCCCAACATGCTTCACGAGCTGCCCGCCAGCCCCTCAGTCGCGGCAGTCCTCCAGGAAACAGGTTGCCAGCTGACCGAGCTCGACTCCGAAGCGGCGCTGAAGAGCACGACCAATGTACAGATCGCCATGCTTGTCGCCGGAGTGGCGAGCGCGCGGGCGCTGATCACGGACCACGGCCTGACCCCTCAGTTTGTTGCCGGTCACTCCGTGGGTGCCTTCGCCGCCGCGGTCACCGCGGGAGTCCTCACAACCGCCGAGGCGCTCACGGTTGTGTCACTACGTGGTCGGTTGATGGAAAACGCCTGTGCACAGGGTGTTTGGGGCATGGCCGCGGTGACGGGACTTCCCACCCGTGCCGCGTTCGAGCTGGCGCACCAGATCAGCACGAACCGCGATCCGATCTGGGTCGCCAACATCAACAGCGCCACCCAGACCGTTTTCAGCGGCACCGGATCGGCATTGAAGACGTTGGCCGACGCGGCCAGACGTGCCGGCGCATGGGACTGCGAACGGCTCGACGTGGCCGTCGCCTCACACTGCCCGGCGCAAGCGGACACCGCCCGGCGCATGGCTGCGCACCTGGCGACACTGCCGCGTCGAACACCGACGGCGCGTTATCTCACCAACACGATGGGACGGGCGACGACGTCGGCCGAGGCCGTCCTCGACGATCTGGCGAACGCGGTGGCGCATCCCGTCCGGTGGTACGACGCCACCCGGCTGATGGGCGAACTCGGTGTCACGTGTGCCATCGAAACCGCGCCCGGCCATGTCCTGACCCGACTGATGGCGTCGGCTGTCCCCGCGGTGGTCGCCGTGTCTCTGGAGGACGACGGCTTGTCGAACGCTGCTCGTCGAGTCGAGACCATCCTGCGGGACCATGGGCGGAGGTAG
- the rnhA gene encoding ribonuclease HI gives METHPVIIHTDGGCRPNPGPGGWGAVLRHREHVREMFGGEPGETSNNRMELMAPIMALEALTRPVLVHLHTDSTYVRNGITKWVFGWERNGWLTAAKQPVKNVDLWQRLQAACARHEVEWFWVKGHSGIADNELADQLATRGLQQAIGGSAVLG, from the coding sequence ATGGAGACCCATCCCGTCATCATCCACACCGATGGCGGCTGCCGACCCAACCCCGGACCCGGCGGCTGGGGCGCGGTCCTGCGCCACCGTGAGCACGTACGCGAGATGTTCGGCGGCGAGCCCGGCGAGACCAGCAACAACCGGATGGAACTGATGGCGCCGATCATGGCGCTCGAAGCGCTGACCCGGCCGGTGCTGGTACACCTGCACACCGACAGCACCTATGTGCGCAACGGCATCACCAAGTGGGTGTTCGGCTGGGAGCGCAACGGCTGGCTGACCGCGGCGAAGCAGCCGGTGAAGAATGTTGATCTCTGGCAGCGTCTGCAGGCCGCCTGCGCACGGCATGAGGTCGAGTGGTTCTGGGTCAAGGGTCACTCGGGCATCGCCGACAACGAGTTGGCCGACCAGTTGGCGACGCGGGGGCTGCAGCAGGCCATCGGGGGTTCGGCCGTTCTCGGCTGA
- a CDS encoding glyoxalase, with product MAVSVDSFDVADPPEAWAQAGFTVEDGVCRIGAVSIRLLGREPGKGIVGWSLRDLPPDAPGVLDGVRTTRATTAPPAPATHANGATSIDHVVLLSPHLRRTVDALAAVGVAPRREREAELGGRRVKQVFFRLGEVILEVVGSPDSAEDGPSTLWGITYVVGDVEATAAFFGDRTTPVKDAVQPGRRITTLKHRALGMSVPTAMISAPIL from the coding sequence ATGGCCGTCAGTGTGGACTCCTTCGACGTCGCCGACCCGCCGGAAGCGTGGGCCCAGGCAGGGTTCACCGTGGAGGACGGGGTCTGCCGCATCGGCGCGGTGAGCATCCGTCTTCTCGGCCGCGAGCCCGGCAAGGGCATCGTCGGCTGGTCATTGCGGGACCTGCCACCAGACGCCCCCGGCGTCCTCGACGGCGTCCGGACGACCCGAGCCACCACAGCACCGCCAGCGCCGGCCACGCACGCCAACGGTGCGACCTCCATCGACCACGTCGTCCTGCTGTCGCCCCATCTGAGGAGGACGGTCGACGCCCTCGCGGCGGTCGGTGTCGCCCCGCGCCGGGAACGCGAGGCCGAACTGGGTGGACGACGGGTCAAGCAGGTCTTCTTCCGCCTCGGCGAGGTGATCCTGGAAGTGGTCGGGTCACCGGATTCGGCCGAGGACGGCCCGTCGACGCTGTGGGGCATCACCTACGTCGTCGGCGACGTGGAGGCGACCGCGGCGTTCTTCGGGGACCGCACGACACCGGTCAAAGACGCCGTACAGCCCGGACGTCGGATCACCACGCTGAAGCATCGCGCTCTCGGAATGTCGGTACCGACGGCAATGATCTCGGCACCTATTCTCTGA
- a CDS encoding propionyl-CoA synthetase yields the protein MRAYKDVFDASITDPAGFWADAAQAVTWTRAPRRILDDTNPPFYRWFPDAELNTSVNALDRHVAAGRGGQAALIYDSPVTSTKRVYTYAELLDETARCAGMLRSLGVNKGDRVVIYMPMIPEAVITMLACARLGAVHSVVFGGFAPHELAVRIDDVQPTVVVTASCGIEPARIVEYKPMLDDAVAMSEHPPAHCVVVQRDRHRCDMVEGRDVDWHHVMATASPAEAVPVAATDPLYVLYTSGTTGKPKGIVRDNGGHAVALLWSMRNIYDIEPGDVFWAASDVGWVVGHSYIVYAPLLYGATTVLYEGKPVGTPDPGAFWRVIAEYGVKVLFTAPTAIRVIRKEDPAAKHLAEHDISSLKYLFVAGERLDPDTYHWATDNLGVPVVDHWWQTETGWAIAANPMGVEQFPIKAGSPTKPMPGYDVQILHDDGYRCEPGEEGSICIALPLPPGTLPTLWNADARYEASYLSEHPGYYLTGDGGRFDSDGYLFVMGRTDDVINVAGHRLSTGAIEEVLAMHPSVAECAVIGVPDEIKGQAPRGLVVLKAGAEPQELTSELVALVREEIGAVAAFKMVDVVPALPKTRSGKILRKTLRGIAAGRDEPVPSTIEDASVLEALKTVLGQ from the coding sequence ATGCGCGCATACAAAGATGTGTTCGACGCGAGCATCACCGACCCCGCCGGATTCTGGGCCGACGCGGCCCAGGCCGTGACGTGGACCCGCGCCCCGCGGCGGATTCTCGACGACACCAACCCGCCGTTCTACCGCTGGTTCCCCGATGCCGAACTCAACACGTCCGTCAACGCGCTGGACCGACACGTCGCCGCCGGTCGCGGTGGGCAGGCCGCGCTGATCTACGACTCCCCCGTCACCTCGACAAAGCGGGTCTACACCTACGCCGAACTGCTCGATGAGACCGCGCGCTGCGCCGGGATGCTGCGCAGCCTCGGGGTCAACAAGGGCGACCGGGTCGTCATCTACATGCCGATGATCCCCGAGGCCGTCATCACCATGCTGGCCTGCGCGCGCCTCGGGGCCGTGCACTCGGTGGTGTTCGGCGGGTTCGCGCCGCACGAACTCGCCGTGCGCATCGACGACGTGCAACCCACCGTCGTGGTCACCGCGTCGTGCGGGATCGAGCCCGCCCGCATCGTGGAGTACAAACCGATGCTCGACGACGCCGTGGCGATGTCCGAGCACCCGCCGGCGCACTGCGTCGTGGTGCAGCGCGATCGGCACCGCTGCGACATGGTCGAGGGCCGCGATGTGGACTGGCATCACGTGATGGCGACGGCTTCGCCCGCCGAGGCCGTGCCGGTGGCTGCGACCGACCCGCTCTACGTGCTCTACACCTCCGGGACGACGGGCAAGCCCAAGGGCATCGTCCGCGACAACGGCGGGCACGCGGTGGCGCTGCTGTGGAGCATGCGCAACATCTACGACATCGAACCCGGGGACGTGTTCTGGGCGGCCTCCGACGTGGGCTGGGTGGTCGGCCACTCCTACATCGTGTACGCGCCACTGCTGTACGGCGCGACGACGGTGCTCTACGAGGGTAAGCCCGTCGGAACCCCTGACCCCGGCGCGTTCTGGCGCGTGATCGCCGAGTACGGCGTCAAAGTGCTGTTCACCGCACCCACCGCCATCCGGGTGATCCGCAAAGAAGACCCCGCCGCCAAACACCTTGCTGAGCATGACATCTCAAGCCTGAAGTACCTCTTCGTGGCGGGTGAACGGCTCGATCCCGACACCTATCACTGGGCCACCGACAATCTGGGTGTGCCCGTCGTCGACCACTGGTGGCAGACCGAGACCGGATGGGCGATTGCCGCCAATCCCATGGGCGTCGAGCAGTTTCCGATCAAGGCGGGTTCACCCACAAAGCCGATGCCCGGGTACGACGTGCAGATCCTGCACGACGACGGGTACCGCTGCGAGCCCGGCGAGGAGGGCTCGATCTGCATCGCGCTGCCGTTGCCGCCCGGGACGCTGCCGACGCTGTGGAACGCCGACGCTCGGTACGAAGCGTCGTATCTGTCCGAGCATCCCGGGTACTACCTGACCGGTGACGGCGGGCGGTTCGACTCGGACGGCTACCTGTTCGTGATGGGCCGCACCGACGACGTCATCAACGTCGCCGGGCACCGGTTGTCAACGGGGGCAATCGAAGAGGTGCTGGCGATGCACCCGTCGGTGGCTGAGTGCGCCGTCATCGGCGTGCCCGACGAGATCAAGGGGCAGGCCCCGAGAGGCCTGGTGGTGCTCAAGGCCGGCGCCGAACCGCAGGAGTTGACCTCGGAGCTGGTCGCGTTGGTGCGCGAGGAGATCGGTGCCGTCGCGGCATTCAAGATGGTCGACGTGGTGCCGGCACTCCCGAAGACGCGGTCCGGCAAGATTCTGCGCAAAACGCTGCGGGGCATCGCGGCGGGCCGTGACGAGCCGGTGCCGTCGACGATTGAGGACGCGTCGGTGCTCGAGGCGCTGAAGACGGTGCTGGGACAGTAG
- a CDS encoding enoyl-CoA hydratase/isomerase family protein, with protein MSAEVEIRSLDGTENAASGDIAVVTLNRPEKLNAIDGALMAGMDAALDELESGRYRAAILTGAGRGFCAGADLSGTGAAWTGKAKTALKTSYDGQVRLADQMTRLYELPVPVIAAVNGVAVGGGLAYALHCDIRIASTAARFGSVFIKAGFSSMDMGTSYLLPRIVGAGIARELMLTGRIIDADEAYRIHLANDLTSPEDLMAVAEAKAREIAANNTYGVWQTKTGLNTALDAPSLRHAKEIENRTQVLSTFTGNSAEAAMALREKRAPVWNEL; from the coding sequence GTGTCCGCTGAAGTCGAGATCAGGTCCCTGGACGGTACGGAAAATGCGGCGAGCGGCGACATCGCCGTCGTCACGCTGAACCGTCCCGAGAAGCTGAACGCCATCGACGGCGCCCTGATGGCAGGCATGGACGCCGCCCTCGACGAACTCGAATCGGGTCGGTACCGCGCGGCGATCCTGACCGGGGCAGGGCGCGGCTTCTGTGCGGGTGCTGATCTGAGCGGCACCGGCGCGGCGTGGACGGGCAAGGCCAAGACCGCCCTGAAGACCAGCTATGACGGGCAGGTGCGCCTGGCCGACCAGATGACCCGTTTGTACGAACTGCCCGTGCCGGTGATCGCGGCGGTCAACGGAGTCGCGGTCGGTGGCGGCCTGGCGTACGCGCTGCACTGCGACATCCGGATCGCGTCGACAGCCGCACGCTTCGGGTCGGTGTTCATCAAGGCCGGGTTCTCGTCCATGGACATGGGCACCAGCTATCTGCTGCCGCGCATCGTGGGCGCAGGCATCGCCCGCGAACTGATGCTCACCGGCCGCATCATCGATGCCGACGAGGCATACCGAATTCACCTGGCCAACGACCTGACGTCACCCGAGGACCTCATGGCCGTCGCCGAGGCCAAGGCCCGCGAGATCGCGGCCAACAACACCTACGGGGTGTGGCAGACCAAGACCGGGCTCAACACTGCCCTGGACGCGCCGAGCCTGCGTCATGCCAAGGAGATCGAGAACCGCACCCAGGTGCTCAGCACGTTCACGGGCAACTCGGCCGAGGCCGCGATGGCCCTCCGCGAGAAGCGCGCCCCGGTCTGGAACGAGCTGTGA
- a CDS encoding LLM class flavin-dependent oxidoreductase codes for MRFTYAEAMTDPAHYIPLAQAAEAAGYHAMTIADSVAYPFESDSVYPYTPDGNREFLDGKEMIETFVLTAALSAVTTTLKFNFFVLKLPIRPPALVAKQAGSLAAMFNNRLGLGVGTSPWPEDYDLMGVPFAKRGKRMDECIDIIRGLTTGEYFEYHGEFYDIAKTKMTPAPTKPIPILIGGHADAALRRAARNDGWMHGGGAPEELDELLAKLTRYRAEQEPKDDFEIHVISGDAYTPDGIKRLEDKGVTDVIVGFRYPYIQGPDPEPLDTKIRHLEKFAEKVIARV; via the coding sequence ATGCGGTTCACCTACGCCGAGGCCATGACGGACCCCGCCCACTACATCCCGCTGGCCCAGGCGGCCGAGGCCGCCGGCTACCACGCGATGACCATCGCTGACAGCGTCGCCTACCCGTTCGAGTCGGATTCGGTGTATCCCTACACCCCCGACGGGAACCGGGAGTTCCTCGACGGCAAGGAGATGATCGAGACCTTCGTGCTGACCGCGGCGCTGTCTGCCGTGACGACGACGCTGAAGTTCAACTTCTTCGTCCTCAAGCTGCCGATCCGGCCGCCGGCCCTGGTGGCCAAGCAGGCGGGGTCGCTGGCCGCGATGTTCAACAATCGGCTGGGCCTGGGCGTGGGCACCAGTCCGTGGCCCGAGGACTACGACCTGATGGGCGTCCCGTTCGCCAAACGCGGCAAGCGGATGGATGAGTGCATCGACATCATCCGCGGGCTCACCACCGGCGAGTACTTCGAGTACCACGGCGAGTTCTACGACATCGCCAAGACCAAGATGACCCCCGCGCCCACCAAGCCCATCCCGATCCTGATCGGCGGTCACGCCGACGCGGCCCTGCGTCGCGCCGCCCGCAACGACGGGTGGATGCACGGCGGCGGTGCGCCCGAGGAACTCGACGAACTGCTGGCCAAGCTCACCCGGTATCGCGCCGAGCAGGAGCCCAAGGACGATTTCGAGATCCACGTGATCTCCGGCGACGCCTACACGCCCGACGGCATCAAACGTCTGGAGGACAAGGGCGTCACCGACGTGATCGTCGGCTTCCGCTACCCCTACATCCAGGGCCCCGACCCTGAGCCCCTGGACACCAAGATCCGCCACCTGGAGAAGTTCGCGGAGAAGGTCATCGCGCGGGTCTGA
- a CDS encoding DUF4873 domain-containing protein has protein sequence MTSIVLGTDVGFPGVVLPDARLRDAHFDNATDSWTIDAPDGSTVTARTLIDARASSDATLAVHGMPNLFRVPGPDTAAQVRFVRQCLDLLAQSGSTRIEAKSRVALRWWRRTTPRGRFHLTGSTPGHDDLYRGSASLALADSDVDVDARLAGHLDAIDGRYHWRGTIFGAIPEDVLKGQRILTLSTPTHSAQARVVERTPWGGYTVAGVGAPPFALD, from the coding sequence GTGACGTCGATCGTCCTCGGAACGGATGTGGGCTTTCCCGGTGTGGTGCTGCCCGACGCCCGACTGCGCGATGCGCACTTCGACAACGCGACCGACAGTTGGACGATCGACGCCCCCGACGGCAGCACCGTCACGGCCCGCACGCTGATCGACGCACGTGCGTCCAGCGACGCCACGCTCGCGGTGCACGGTATGCCGAACCTATTCCGGGTTCCCGGCCCCGACACCGCGGCGCAGGTCCGCTTCGTGCGGCAGTGCCTCGACCTGCTGGCACAGTCCGGGTCGACGCGGATCGAGGCCAAGTCCCGCGTGGCGTTGCGGTGGTGGCGACGGACTACTCCGCGGGGGCGGTTCCACCTGACCGGATCGACGCCGGGCCACGACGACCTCTACCGCGGTTCGGCGTCACTCGCGCTCGCCGACAGCGACGTCGACGTCGACGCCCGCCTTGCCGGACACCTGGACGCGATCGACGGCCGCTACCACTGGCGGGGCACGATCTTCGGCGCAATCCCCGAGGATGTTCTCAAAGGTCAACGCATACTTACGCTTTCGACGCCCACCCATTCCGCTCAAGCGCGCGTCGTCGAGCGGACGCCGTGGGGCGGCTACACAGTGGCCGGGGTCGGCGCCCCGCCGTTCGCACTCGACTGA
- a CDS encoding AurF N-oxygenase family protein translates to MTTSTPNRAAAATPNREEFSERLLKGSVKKSYEPVVDIDWDAPLDPDKYFLPPEMVTLYGTPAWDALTREQQIDLSRQELVNILSAGIWFENILNQALLRDLMHKNPTAHSTHYALTELGDETRHMIMFGKAIDKVGGIPVRPKLFQRIIINSLPLVFRGPVLWTAALVGEEIFDSLQRQILEDPDLQPVVQRLMRIHVTEEARHIQFARDGLRKSVPVMPWYRRALIANLHGAGGPFYRMLFTLPLQYSRMGLDGQEMRRVARRNPHFHTKCVSGFAPLAAFFEEVGLMGRVGRRMWRRAGFL, encoded by the coding sequence ATGACCACGTCGACGCCCAATCGGGCCGCTGCCGCGACCCCCAACCGCGAGGAGTTCTCCGAACGCCTCCTCAAGGGGTCGGTCAAGAAGTCCTACGAGCCCGTCGTCGACATCGACTGGGACGCACCACTGGACCCGGACAAGTACTTCCTGCCCCCGGAGATGGTCACGCTCTACGGCACGCCGGCCTGGGACGCCCTGACCCGCGAACAGCAGATCGACCTGTCCCGGCAGGAGTTGGTCAACATCCTCTCCGCGGGCATCTGGTTCGAGAACATCCTCAATCAGGCGCTGCTGCGCGATCTGATGCACAAGAACCCGACCGCCCACAGCACGCACTACGCCCTCACCGAACTCGGCGACGAGACCCGCCACATGATCATGTTCGGCAAGGCGATCGACAAAGTGGGTGGTATTCCGGTGCGGCCCAAGCTGTTTCAACGGATCATCATCAACTCGCTGCCGCTGGTCTTCCGCGGGCCGGTGCTGTGGACGGCCGCGCTGGTCGGTGAGGAGATCTTCGACTCGCTGCAACGCCAGATCCTGGAAGACCCCGACCTTCAGCCCGTCGTGCAGCGCCTGATGCGCATCCACGTCACCGAGGAGGCGCGGCACATCCAGTTCGCGCGTGACGGCCTGCGCAAGAGCGTGCCGGTGATGCCGTGGTATCGCCGGGCTTTGATCGCCAACCTGCACGGTGCGGGCGGGCCGTTCTACCGGATGTTGTTCACGCTGCCGCTGCAGTACAGCCGGATGGGCCTGGACGGCCAGGAGATGCGCAGGGTCGCGCGCCGGAACCCGCACTTCCACACCAAGTGCGTCTCGGGGTTCGCGCCCCTGGCGGCCTTCTTCGAGGAGGTCGGACTGATGGGCCGCGTGGGCAGGCGGATGTGGCGACGGGCCGGGTTCCTGTGA
- the cobF gene encoding precorrin-6A synthase (deacetylating) gives MRTIHVIGIGAGDPDYVTAQAVTALNDTDVFFAMDKGEAKSDLVALRRQICERFIDGDDCRFVELADPKRAKADDGSGYVQVVADWHEARAAVWARAIEAELGPDGVGAFLAWGDPSLYDSTLRILELVRRHVDIEYDVVPGITAIQALTARHRIPLNDVGEPVLITTGRQLRENGLDGAAVVMLDAECSFMECPPATHIWWGAYLGTPDELLVAGTVGEVGRRIVAMRADARARHGWIMDTYLLRAPN, from the coding sequence GTGCGCACTATCCACGTCATCGGCATCGGCGCCGGAGATCCCGACTACGTCACGGCGCAGGCGGTCACGGCGCTCAACGACACCGACGTCTTCTTCGCGATGGACAAGGGTGAGGCCAAGTCGGATCTGGTGGCGCTGCGCCGGCAGATCTGTGAGCGCTTCATCGACGGCGACGACTGCCGCTTCGTCGAACTCGCCGATCCCAAGCGGGCCAAGGCCGACGACGGTTCCGGTTACGTGCAGGTGGTGGCCGACTGGCACGAAGCCCGCGCCGCCGTGTGGGCCCGTGCCATCGAAGCCGAACTCGGCCCCGACGGGGTTGGGGCCTTCCTGGCGTGGGGTGACCCGTCGCTCTACGACAGCACGCTGCGCATCCTCGAACTGGTCCGGCGGCACGTCGACATCGAGTACGACGTCGTCCCCGGCATCACGGCCATCCAGGCGCTGACGGCGCGACACCGCATCCCGCTCAACGATGTTGGCGAACCGGTGCTGATCACCACGGGTCGTCAACTGCGGGAGAACGGCCTCGACGGTGCCGCGGTGGTGATGCTCGACGCGGAGTGCTCGTTCATGGAATGCCCGCCGGCGACGCACATCTGGTGGGGCGCCTACCTCGGCACACCCGACGAGTTGTTGGTGGCCGGCACAGTCGGTGAGGTGGGCCGCCGGATCGTGGCGATGCGCGCGGATGCGCGGGCGCGGCACGGCTGGATCATGGACACCTACCTGCTGCGTGCACCCAACTGA
- a CDS encoding Rv1733c family protein, which translates to MNQSQQRRRRFWVLCGLGRNTLVRRHDRLEALITVCLLAFLVAAVPTAMLAGRAMSAAQAEQNQEYVRSLNTVEATVVQVRNGAPSRLPHLTRNLDVKFMWAYNERNETIRGLDTDHHPGDRITVWLDSAGQITDPPRTPAEIGSAGLGVGLAVWTSMTLASLGAMAVLRADMDRRRYAAWDRQWRVFSSGNGRANRDP; encoded by the coding sequence ATGAATCAATCGCAGCAGCGTCGTCGACGGTTCTGGGTGTTGTGCGGGCTGGGTCGCAACACCCTGGTTCGGCGCCACGACCGCCTCGAGGCTTTGATCACGGTCTGCCTCCTTGCGTTTCTCGTCGCGGCCGTACCGACTGCGATGCTCGCCGGTCGCGCCATGAGCGCGGCCCAAGCCGAGCAGAACCAGGAGTACGTCCGGTCGCTGAACACGGTCGAGGCCACCGTGGTCCAGGTCCGAAACGGTGCGCCCAGTCGCCTTCCGCATCTCACCCGCAATCTCGACGTGAAGTTCATGTGGGCCTACAACGAACGCAACGAGACGATCCGGGGCCTCGACACCGACCATCATCCCGGTGACCGCATCACCGTCTGGCTCGACTCCGCGGGCCAGATCACCGATCCGCCGAGAACCCCCGCAGAGATCGGCAGTGCAGGACTGGGCGTTGGGCTCGCGGTATGGACCAGCATGACTCTCGCCAGCCTGGGCGCGATGGCGGTCCTACGCGCCGACATGGATCGGCGACGCTACGCCGCCTGGGACCGCCAGTGGCGAGTGTTCAGCAGCGGGAACGGTCGCGCCAACCGCGATCCCTGA
- a CDS encoding Fpg/Nei family DNA glycosylase: MPELPEVEALADYLRHNAVGQTVSRVDVGALSVLKTYDPPVTALTGQAVTGANRWGKYLGLEVGELNLITHLSRAGWLRWSDKLSPTPLKPGKGPIALRVHLENSTGFDLTEAGTQKRLAVWLVRDAWSIPQISALGPDALELTPEDLAAVLKGNTGRIKSVITDQKVIAGIGNAYSDEILHVAKLSPFATAGKLTEAQVAALHDAMFSVLNDAVTRSVGQQAATLKGEKRSGLRVHARTGLPCPVCGDTVREVSFADKSFQYCPTCQTGGKALADRRMSKLLK; encoded by the coding sequence ATGCCAGAACTGCCCGAGGTGGAGGCCCTGGCCGACTACCTGCGCCATAACGCGGTGGGACAGACCGTCAGCCGCGTCGACGTCGGCGCGCTGTCGGTGCTCAAGACGTACGACCCCCCGGTGACCGCGCTGACCGGTCAGGCCGTGACGGGCGCCAATCGCTGGGGCAAGTATCTCGGCCTGGAGGTGGGTGAGCTCAACCTGATCACGCACCTGTCCCGGGCGGGCTGGCTGCGCTGGTCGGACAAGCTGAGCCCGACGCCGCTCAAACCCGGCAAGGGCCCGATCGCGCTGCGCGTGCATCTGGAGAACAGCACCGGATTCGACCTCACCGAGGCGGGGACGCAGAAGCGGCTCGCGGTCTGGTTGGTGCGCGACGCCTGGAGCATTCCGCAGATCTCCGCGCTGGGTCCCGACGCGCTCGAACTGACCCCGGAGGATCTGGCGGCCGTGCTCAAGGGCAACACGGGCCGGATCAAGTCGGTGATCACCGATCAGAAGGTGATCGCCGGGATTGGGAACGCCTACAGCGACGAGATCCTGCACGTGGCGAAGCTGTCGCCGTTTGCGACGGCGGGCAAGCTCACCGAGGCGCAGGTGGCCGCGCTGCACGACGCGATGTTCTCGGTGCTCAACGACGCGGTCACCCGGTCCGTGGGCCAGCAGGCGGCAACGCTCAAGGGGGAGAAGCGGTCCGGGCTTCGCGTGCATGCGCGCACCGGTCTGCCGTGCCCGGTGTGCGGGGACACCGTGCGGGAGGTGTCCTTCGCCGACAAGTCCTTCCAGTACTGCCCGACGTGTCAGACCGGCGGCAAGGCTCTCGCTGACCGTCGAATGTCCAAGCTGCTCAAATAG
- a CDS encoding chorismate mutase family protein: MKRLALALALAVLATPALPTALAALAASRTQIDGCTRAMVEQIALHWDSLQEPTCPTDLQRAVTQVVGERQLDTLQQQALGAATGSYCGTI, encoded by the coding sequence ATGAAACGCCTGGCACTGGCACTGGCATTGGCTGTCCTCGCCACTCCCGCCCTCCCGACCGCCCTGGCCGCCCTGGCCGCCTCGCGCACGCAGATCGACGGCTGCACCCGGGCGATGGTCGAACAGATTGCCCTGCACTGGGATTCACTGCAGGAACCCACCTGCCCAACTGATCTTCAGCGGGCCGTCACCCAGGTGGTCGGCGAGCGCCAACTGGACACCCTGCAGCAGCAGGCGCTGGGCGCCGCGACCGGCTCGTACTGCGGAACTATTTGA